From a region of the Terriglobia bacterium genome:
- a CDS encoding DUF2914 domain-containing protein, translated as MEIHPPSSLSSDDAAIPAASPASDSSLLQTRNRRGFPAWMQRLGPFLRRNEILLWWLHSAWALLFGIGVMWLGSRNFAYLRLIVFHITFIWLTSLFLPVLLNRSWLSAKWRERVRLAINYFTKNFYQQLLFFLLPIYYASTTFGSQNMLFLGLLALSALLSTMDVVYDRYLSVRWQLTALFFMFNLFASINVMLPVLWSISNHWALWFSGVVAVGGFASMLHRLSGLRGRPAKLLLGAAALAMLAIILVFPPLIPPAPLTLANAQFGRSIRSRQISAPLDTIPSSPGKIVALTAIKAPMGLEERVRHRWYLDGKVIFASNYYPVTGGRKEGYRIYTQITWQEGFEGRVLMVDVETQGGQLIGRARLRK; from the coding sequence ATGGAGATCCATCCTCCATCCTCTTTGTCATCAGATGATGCCGCCATCCCGGCGGCATCCCCGGCTTCGGATTCCTCCCTGCTGCAGACGCGGAATCGACGCGGGTTTCCTGCCTGGATGCAGCGGCTCGGCCCGTTCCTGCGCAGGAATGAAATCCTTTTGTGGTGGCTTCACAGCGCCTGGGCGTTGCTGTTCGGGATCGGGGTCATGTGGCTGGGGTCCAGGAATTTTGCCTACCTCCGGCTCATCGTCTTTCACATCACTTTCATCTGGCTGACCAGCCTGTTCCTGCCGGTGCTGTTGAATCGATCGTGGCTTTCCGCCAAATGGCGGGAGCGGGTGCGACTGGCGATCAACTATTTCACGAAGAATTTCTATCAGCAGCTGCTTTTCTTCCTCCTGCCCATCTACTATGCCAGCACGACCTTTGGATCGCAGAACATGCTGTTCCTCGGGCTGTTGGCGCTTTCGGCTCTGCTCTCGACCATGGACGTCGTATACGACCGGTATCTTTCGGTTCGATGGCAACTGACGGCGCTCTTTTTCATGTTCAATCTATTCGCCTCGATCAATGTCATGCTCCCCGTCCTGTGGTCGATCAGCAATCACTGGGCTCTCTGGTTCAGCGGAGTTGTGGCGGTGGGCGGCTTTGCCAGCATGCTTCATCGATTGTCGGGGCTGCGCGGACGACCGGCCAAATTGCTACTGGGCGCAGCGGCGCTCGCGATGCTGGCGATCATCCTGGTCTTTCCACCCCTCATCCCGCCTGCCCCGCTGACCCTCGCGAACGCCCAATTCGGGAGGTCGATCCGGTCGCGCCAGATCTCCGCTCCACTTGACACAATCCCTTCCAGCCCGGGCAAGATCGTGGCGCTGACGGCAATCAAGGCTCCCATGGGGCTGGAGGAGAGAGTCCGGCACCGCTGGTATCTCGATGGGAAGGTCATTTTTGCTTCCAATTACTACCCAGTCACGGGTGGACGGAAAGAAGGCTATCGTATCTACACCCAAATCACCTGGCAGGAAGGTTTCGAGGGACGAGTCTTAATGGTGGATGTCGAAACCCAGGGAGGCCAGTTGATCGGCCGCGCCCGGCTTAGAAAATGA
- a CDS encoding DUF4982 domain-containing protein: MARSGLRLGAAVLPILAIGSYLAGNPQSRQAQAPAAGAAAAPARERLLLDVGWKFALGDAADIKGDFGYGSGELFAKAGEAAGAITPNFDDGAWRTVDLPHDWAVELNFVNVRDNSVKDHGFKPIGRQFPKTTIGWYRRALFIPKTDEGRRIAVRFDGVFRDSIVWLNGHYIGRNLSGYGEFGFDVTDYIRYGERNVLVVRVDASQMEGWFYEGAGIYRHVWLLKYGPVHIPEYGVFVHSKVDGNSALVTAETEVWNQLDTDITFDLQSDLLDAQGKRVHISTAKAVHLAGWERRRLKQEIAVTNPQLWSLETPRLYRLATRVISQGRTLDNVTTSFGIRTILFDKDKGFFLNGKPVKIQGVCDHQDHAGVGSALPDRLQFYRIERLKEMGDNAYRTSHNPPTNELLDACDRLGMLVMDENRLIGSSPEMMSQFETLILRDRNHPSVILWSIGNEESGIQNTDTGRRLAESLLRRQKQLDPTRLSTYAANNGGRYEGINSVIPVRGFNYYTDSIDKYRQDHPEQVLLGSEEASTVCTRGIYANDKERGYVSDYDANAPAWGSRTETWWKFFAARAWLAGGFVWTGFDYRGEPTPYSWPCINSHFGIMDMCGFPKNNFYYYQAWWSDKDVLHVYPHWNWPGKEGQPIDVWCQSNAEAVELFLNGKSLGRKTMEPNSHLEWKVPYEPGTLEARGIRRGRSLTTKVETTGTPASILLTPDRSSILADGEDVSVANVTVLDAGGREVPVANNLIRFELGGSGRILGVGNGDPSSHEADKFLTGTWQRSLFNGKCQVIVQSTRQPGIIQLKAVSEGLKDATIEVRATACEPRPWLKPFNPEMGNNLDRRAPVE; this comes from the coding sequence ATGGCTCGGTCAGGACTTCGTTTGGGTGCAGCAGTACTGCCGATTCTGGCAATCGGTTCTTATCTCGCCGGTAATCCTCAAAGCAGACAGGCTCAAGCACCGGCGGCTGGCGCAGCAGCGGCCCCTGCGCGCGAGCGGCTTCTCCTCGACGTCGGCTGGAAGTTCGCCCTCGGCGATGCTGCGGACATAAAGGGAGACTTCGGCTACGGATCGGGCGAGCTCTTCGCCAAAGCCGGCGAAGCCGCCGGAGCCATTACCCCGAACTTCGACGACGGCGCGTGGCGAACCGTCGATCTGCCTCATGACTGGGCGGTAGAGTTGAATTTTGTCAATGTGCGTGACAACAGCGTCAAGGATCATGGGTTCAAACCGATCGGCAGGCAGTTCCCCAAGACAACGATCGGATGGTATCGCCGGGCCTTGTTCATACCCAAGACCGATGAAGGACGACGGATTGCCGTCAGATTCGACGGTGTCTTCCGCGACTCCATCGTCTGGCTGAACGGCCACTACATCGGCCGCAACCTGAGCGGCTACGGTGAATTCGGATTCGATGTCACCGACTATATCCGGTACGGTGAGAGGAATGTACTGGTGGTTCGTGTCGACGCCAGCCAGATGGAAGGGTGGTTTTACGAGGGAGCAGGAATATACCGTCACGTGTGGCTGCTCAAATATGGCCCGGTGCATATCCCTGAATACGGTGTCTTCGTGCATTCCAAGGTCGACGGAAATTCCGCTCTGGTTACGGCAGAAACAGAAGTCTGGAACCAACTGGACACCGATATCACCTTTGATTTGCAGTCCGATCTGCTGGATGCTCAGGGGAAAAGAGTCCATATCTCGACTGCCAAAGCTGTTCATCTTGCCGGCTGGGAGCGCCGGCGCCTGAAGCAGGAAATCGCGGTGACCAATCCCCAACTCTGGTCGCTCGAAACTCCCCGCCTTTACAGGCTCGCGACCCGGGTGATCTCCCAGGGCAGGACCCTCGACAACGTGACGACCTCGTTTGGCATCCGCACCATTCTCTTTGACAAGGACAAGGGCTTCTTCCTCAATGGAAAGCCGGTCAAGATCCAGGGAGTGTGCGATCATCAGGATCACGCCGGGGTGGGTTCCGCTCTACCGGACCGGTTGCAGTTTTACCGCATCGAGCGCCTCAAAGAAATGGGCGACAACGCGTATCGCACCAGTCATAATCCGCCCACCAACGAATTGCTCGATGCCTGCGACCGGCTGGGCATGCTCGTAATGGACGAAAACCGGCTGATCGGAAGCAGCCCGGAAATGATGAGCCAGTTCGAAACGCTGATTCTTCGAGATCGGAACCATCCATCCGTAATTCTCTGGTCCATCGGGAACGAGGAATCCGGGATCCAAAACACCGATACCGGAAGGAGACTGGCCGAGTCGCTGCTGCGGCGACAAAAGCAGCTGGATCCCACGCGGCTCTCCACTTACGCGGCCAACAACGGGGGGCGGTATGAAGGAATCAATAGCGTCATACCGGTACGCGGATTCAATTACTATACGGACTCCATCGATAAATACCGGCAGGACCACCCCGAGCAGGTCTTGCTGGGCAGTGAGGAGGCAAGCACCGTCTGCACCCGCGGCATTTATGCCAATGACAAGGAACGCGGGTACGTATCCGACTACGACGCGAATGCGCCTGCGTGGGGATCAAGAACGGAGACGTGGTGGAAGTTTTTTGCGGCGAGAGCCTGGTTAGCCGGCGGCTTCGTGTGGACCGGTTTCGACTATCGCGGCGAGCCGACGCCCTACAGCTGGCCCTGCATCAACTCGCATTTCGGCATCATGGACATGTGCGGCTTCCCGAAGAACAACTTTTACTATTATCAGGCCTGGTGGTCGGACAAGGACGTTCTTCATGTCTACCCCCACTGGAACTGGCCGGGAAAGGAAGGGCAGCCGATCGATGTCTGGTGCCAGAGCAATGCGGAAGCGGTGGAGCTCTTTCTCAACGGCAAAAGCCTGGGGAGGAAGACAATGGAGCCCAACTCCCATCTCGAATGGAAAGTGCCCTATGAGCCGGGGACGCTCGAGGCGCGAGGAATCCGGCGGGGCCGCAGCCTGACCACAAAGGTCGAAACAACAGGCACGCCGGCAAGCATCCTGCTTACGCCGGACCGGTCCTCCATTCTCGCGGACGGCGAAGATGTCAGCGTCGCGAATGTCACGGTTCTCGACGCGGGAGGACGGGAGGTTCCGGTCGCAAATAACCTGATCCGATTCGAGCTCGGCGGCAGCGGGAGGATCCTGGGCGTCGGCAATGGCGACCCCAGCAGTCACGAAGCAGACAAGTTCCTCACCGGCACATGGCAGCGCAGCCTCTTCAACGGCAAATGCCAGGTCATCGTCCAGTCCACGCGCCAGCCCGGGATCATCCAATTGAAGGCCGTATCCGAGGGCTTGAAAGATGCGACGATTGAAGTCCGGGCAACGGCCTGCGAGCCCCGCCCCTGGTTGAAGCCGTTCAATCCGGAAATGGGGAACAACCTGGACCGGCGAGCCCCTGTCGAGTGA
- a CDS encoding amino acid permease yields the protein MKADVAVTVKPSPGLARRLGLFDATMIVMGGIVGSGIFMNPYVVARQVHSPALILGVWVIGGLIALAGAFVYAELSARRPQVGGQYAYIREAYHPLAAFIYGWALLLVTQTGGMAAVAVTFARYYVELTHAPLPEWLIAALTLGVLTAINCLGVKAGSTTQSILMVMKILAIAALVACGLLLAGESAGVPPFAGPVLDRPASFDLLTAIGAAMVPVLFAYGGWQTACFIAGEVREPRKNLPRGLIIGVTGVIALYLGVNFVCVRVLGASGLASTATPATDVMRSALGDTGARLIAAGIAVSTLGFLSQSMLTAPRVYYAMAEDGLFFKSVGRVHPRSRVPSIAIILQGVCAAVIAFSGRYEQILNYVVSVDFIFFGLSATCIFALRRHDARGHGARPSGYNIPGHPITTLLFVAASWLVVINTVYKYPTNTVIGLAIMLAGVPVYFFWKWRRTGWTSPKEQ from the coding sequence ATGAAGGCGGATGTAGCGGTTACCGTGAAACCGTCGCCAGGACTGGCGCGCCGGCTCGGTCTTTTCGACGCCACCATGATCGTAATGGGCGGCATCGTGGGTTCAGGCATCTTCATGAATCCCTACGTGGTCGCACGGCAGGTGCACAGCCCCGCACTGATCCTGGGCGTCTGGGTCATCGGGGGCCTGATTGCGCTCGCCGGTGCCTTCGTCTATGCCGAGCTTTCGGCGCGGCGGCCGCAGGTGGGCGGGCAGTACGCTTACATCCGCGAGGCCTATCATCCGCTGGCCGCATTCATTTACGGCTGGGCGCTGCTGCTGGTCACGCAGACGGGAGGCATGGCTGCGGTTGCGGTCACCTTCGCGCGCTATTATGTCGAACTCACTCATGCCCCACTGCCGGAGTGGCTCATCGCCGCGCTCACGCTGGGTGTGCTCACCGCAATCAACTGTCTCGGCGTGAAGGCAGGCAGCACCACCCAGAGCATTCTGATGGTCATGAAAATCCTGGCGATCGCTGCACTGGTCGCGTGCGGCCTGCTGCTGGCGGGGGAATCCGCGGGGGTGCCCCCCTTCGCGGGGCCCGTGCTTGACCGCCCGGCCTCGTTCGATCTGCTGACCGCCATAGGCGCCGCCATGGTGCCGGTCCTGTTCGCCTACGGCGGATGGCAGACTGCCTGTTTTATCGCCGGAGAGGTGCGTGAACCGCGTAAGAATCTTCCGCGAGGGCTGATCATCGGCGTGACCGGAGTGATCGCGCTTTATCTGGGGGTGAATTTCGTTTGCGTGCGCGTCCTGGGAGCGTCAGGCCTGGCATCAACTGCTACCCCTGCCACCGACGTCATGCGGTCGGCGCTTGGCGACACCGGCGCCCGGCTGATAGCGGCGGGAATTGCCGTATCGACCCTTGGATTCCTCAGCCAGAGTATGCTCACGGCCCCGCGCGTCTATTACGCCATGGCCGAGGACGGTCTTTTCTTCAAGAGCGTCGGCCGGGTCCATCCACGCTCGCGGGTGCCGTCGATCGCCATTATTCTGCAGGGCGTGTGCGCCGCGGTCATCGCGTTCTCCGGGCGATACGAGCAGATTCTGAACTATGTGGTTTCGGTCGATTTCATTTTCTTCGGCTTGAGCGCGACGTGCATCTTTGCCCTGCGTCGCCATGACGCCCGGGGCCACGGCGCCCGTCCATCCGGATACAACATCCCCGGTCACCCGATAACCACTCTCTTGTTTGTCGCGGCCAGCTGGCTGGTCGTTATCAACACGGTCTACAAGTATCCGACGAATACGGTCATCGGGCTGGCGATTATGCTCGCAGGCGTGCCCGTTTATTTTTTCTGGAAATGGAGGAGAACAGGTTGGACATCACCAAAAGAACAATGA
- a CDS encoding aminotransferase class I/II-fold pyridoxal phosphate-dependent enzyme — MNSEYIDWAKTRSHAKFNLATSGVVSYPLRELGVSLEDIELSGPSFYGYEPLQQALAAKTGAPADCIVSSIGTSLANHLAMAAIVEPGDEVLIEQPAYDPLLSLARYLGVRVRRFQRRFENGFPIDPEEVERNVTPRTKLIVITNLHNPSSFLTDDVTLQSVGEIARRTGARILVDEVYLEAVCFQTPRHTTRSSFHLGKEFIATGSLTKAYGLSGLRCGWILAEPELAKRIWRLNDLFHVIPAHPAERLSVVALKRLIQIAVRARALLEANRPLLNRFLDSRADLECARPAFGTVVFPRLKSGRVDQLCSLLRGKYDTTIVPGRFFEMPDHFRLGIGGETDMLAAGLERLASALDSLAGQ; from the coding sequence ATGAATTCGGAATATATAGATTGGGCGAAAACGCGCTCGCACGCGAAGTTCAATCTGGCAACCAGTGGTGTGGTGTCCTATCCGTTGCGCGAGCTTGGAGTGAGCCTGGAGGACATTGAGCTGAGCGGCCCGAGCTTTTACGGCTATGAGCCGCTTCAGCAGGCCCTGGCTGCAAAAACAGGAGCCCCAGCCGACTGCATTGTGTCTTCTATAGGCACTTCGCTCGCAAATCATCTCGCAATGGCGGCGATCGTCGAACCCGGAGATGAGGTGCTGATCGAACAACCCGCGTATGATCCCCTCCTTTCCCTCGCACGCTATCTGGGTGTCCGTGTCAGGCGTTTTCAACGGCGCTTTGAAAACGGTTTCCCTATTGATCCCGAGGAAGTGGAACGAAATGTCACGCCGCGCACGAAGCTCATCGTGATTACAAACCTGCACAACCCCAGCAGCTTCCTGACGGATGACGTTACGCTCCAGAGCGTGGGAGAGATCGCGCGCCGCACCGGCGCGCGCATCCTGGTCGATGAGGTTTACCTCGAAGCAGTGTGCTTTCAAACACCGCGTCATACCACGCGCTCTTCGTTTCATCTCGGGAAGGAGTTCATCGCAACCGGCAGCCTGACGAAGGCCTATGGGCTGAGCGGGCTGCGCTGCGGTTGGATCCTGGCCGAGCCGGAGCTGGCAAAGCGAATCTGGCGCCTGAATGATTTGTTCCACGTAATACCGGCGCACCCCGCGGAAAGGTTGAGCGTCGTGGCGCTGAAGCGTCTGATTCAAATTGCGGTCCGCGCCCGCGCGTTGTTGGAGGCGAATCGCCCCCTGCTCAATCGGTTCCTTGATTCGCGGGCCGACCTGGAGTGTGCCCGGCCTGCGTTCGGCACGGTGGTCTTCCCTCGGCTGAAAAGCGGCAGGGTGGACCAGCTTTGCTCTCTGCTGAGGGGAAAGTACGATACCACCATCGTGCCCGGCAGATTTTTTGAGATGCCCGATCACTTTCGTCTGGGGATCGGCGGCGAAACCGACATGCTCGCCGCCGGTCTGGAACGCCTCGCCTCCGCCCTCGACAGCCTGGCCGGGCAATGA
- a CDS encoding efflux RND transporter permease subunit has product MIENHKAQSQVGDTPAAEHWTARHSKPIIFVILTCVGVGIYLAFTIPIAVFPSTDFPRVIVGVDNGVAPIDQMLVTVTRPIEEAVNSVQGLEAVRSVTSRGTVEVNLFFSWQEDMFQTLNFVNAALAEVRSSLPPAAKITANRLTFAAFPIMGYSLTSDTVPQTRIWELATYELRPRLNRLSGVSTVVVQGGQEPEFEISPDPAKLVSTGVTVPGMLDVLRATNMIDSPGMMERHHQLVLGLVSGQAHGPEDIANIVVKTTPAGVPIRIGDLAQVKPSYKPVYTVVTANTKPAVLLSIYRQPIGNTVMVANEVHKEVEKIRQTLPRGIELNSFYDQSEIVNDSIRSVRDAILIGLVLASLILVLFLRDWGTSLVAGLVIPATVAITFITLRVMGESFNLMTLGGLAAAVGLVIDDAIVVVENIIMHRDSGQSRGEAVRSALREIRIPLLGSTFTPIVVFLPLIAITGVTGVFFRALAVTVGMALLTSLVLALTWTPTLSHYLIRKRSGGPGAAAPKEDSRAGTDQAEVEQQLEGARFLAGPLRIYKVALRAALEHPWVVGFLCLALVVASFYCYHTLGSDLLPGMDEGGFILDYYMPAGSSLQETNRVLNGIEEMLRATPEVESTSRRTGMQLGLAAVTEANTGDFAVKLKRERDRSVDEVEAELRDKIAEKYPMLDMEFVQLLMDMIGDLTSVPEPIEIKLFSQNAALLREWAPKVADAIKEINGVVDILNGIDNTISGPAIVFQVDPTVAARAGFTPEEVEMNTAAIMQGEEAATPVVIGDRVYPIRVRFPAETRSSLEAMQNTILGSSTGQKATLGSLARLTELPGQTEIRRDNLQLDMAVTARLEGLSLGDGIKAVQDTIAKLNLPAGIRVEYGGGYAEQQRSFKDLAVVLILAILLVFIVLLFEFGDFAAPLAILASALLSTSGVFLALLITGKTFNISSFMGLIMVIGIVAKNGILLLDADQKYRREGLNPEEAMIAAGERRLRPILMTALATIAGMIPLALALGAGSQMLQPLAIAVIGGIAASMVLSLMVTPAVHYYLTRR; this is encoded by the coding sequence ATGATTGAAAATCATAAAGCCCAATCGCAAGTTGGAGACACTCCTGCAGCGGAACACTGGACCGCACGCCATTCAAAGCCGATCATTTTCGTGATCCTGACCTGTGTCGGGGTCGGAATCTATCTGGCGTTCACCATTCCCATAGCGGTATTCCCGTCGACGGACTTTCCACGCGTCATCGTCGGCGTCGACAACGGCGTGGCGCCGATCGACCAGATGCTGGTCACGGTGACGCGCCCGATCGAGGAGGCTGTCAACAGCGTCCAGGGTCTCGAGGCCGTTCGTTCGGTCACCAGCCGCGGGACCGTGGAAGTGAACTTGTTCTTCTCCTGGCAGGAGGACATGTTCCAGACGCTCAACTTCGTCAATGCGGCCCTGGCCGAAGTCCGCTCCTCTCTGCCGCCGGCAGCCAAGATCACCGCCAACCGGCTGACGTTCGCCGCCTTTCCGATCATGGGATACAGCCTCACGTCGGACACCGTGCCGCAAACCAGGATCTGGGAGCTCGCCACCTACGAACTCAGACCGCGCCTGAATCGCCTCAGCGGAGTATCCACGGTCGTGGTGCAGGGCGGTCAGGAGCCGGAGTTCGAGATCAGTCCGGATCCGGCCAAGCTGGTAAGCACAGGCGTGACCGTCCCCGGCATGCTCGATGTGCTCCGTGCCACCAACATGATCGACTCGCCGGGAATGATGGAGCGCCATCACCAGCTGGTGCTCGGGCTGGTGAGCGGCCAGGCGCATGGTCCGGAGGATATCGCCAACATCGTGGTCAAAACGACACCGGCCGGGGTACCCATCCGCATAGGCGATCTCGCGCAGGTGAAGCCATCGTATAAGCCCGTGTATACCGTTGTTACGGCGAACACGAAACCCGCCGTGCTGCTGAGCATTTACCGCCAGCCGATCGGCAACACGGTCATGGTTGCCAATGAGGTGCACAAGGAAGTCGAAAAGATCCGTCAGACGCTGCCGCGCGGAATCGAATTGAACTCGTTTTATGATCAATCGGAAATCGTGAACGACTCGATCAGGAGCGTGCGCGACGCCATTCTGATCGGCCTCGTGCTGGCCTCGCTGATTCTCGTTTTGTTCCTGCGCGACTGGGGCACTTCGCTTGTGGCCGGGCTCGTGATCCCCGCGACGGTGGCGATCACTTTTATCACCCTGCGCGTCATGGGCGAAAGCTTCAATCTGATGACACTCGGCGGATTGGCCGCTGCCGTCGGCCTGGTCATCGACGATGCCATCGTTGTCGTGGAAAACATCATCATGCACCGTGACTCGGGGCAGAGCCGCGGGGAGGCGGTGCGCAGCGCCCTGCGCGAAATCAGGATACCTCTGCTGGGGTCGACTTTTACGCCCATTGTCGTCTTCCTTCCCCTGATCGCCATCACCGGCGTCACAGGCGTATTTTTCCGCGCCCTGGCCGTGACGGTGGGAATGGCGCTCTTGACTTCGTTGGTTCTGGCCCTGACCTGGACGCCGACTCTCAGTCACTACTTGATCCGAAAACGCAGCGGCGGGCCCGGGGCGGCCGCACCGAAAGAGGACTCTCGTGCCGGTACGGACCAGGCGGAGGTCGAACAACAGCTGGAAGGGGCACGGTTCCTGGCGGGTCCGCTGCGCATTTATAAGGTGGCGCTGCGGGCCGCTCTCGAGCATCCGTGGGTTGTCGGCTTCCTGTGCCTGGCTCTCGTCGTCGCCTCGTTTTATTGCTATCACACGCTCGGAAGTGATTTGCTTCCCGGTATGGACGAGGGCGGCTTCATTCTCGACTACTACATGCCGGCAGGCTCATCCCTCCAGGAGACGAATCGAGTGCTCAACGGGATTGAGGAGATGCTGCGCGCCACTCCCGAAGTGGAAAGCACATCGCGCCGCACCGGTATGCAGCTGGGCCTTGCCGCTGTTACCGAGGCCAATACCGGGGATTTTGCAGTGAAGCTCAAGCGGGAGCGCGATCGCAGTGTGGACGAGGTCGAGGCGGAGCTGAGGGATAAGATTGCCGAAAAATACCCGATGCTTGACATGGAATTCGTCCAGTTGCTGATGGACATGATCGGCGACCTGACAAGCGTGCCGGAACCAATCGAGATCAAGCTCTTCAGCCAGAACGCGGCCCTGCTCCGCGAATGGGCTCCGAAAGTGGCCGATGCGATCAAAGAGATCAACGGTGTGGTCGACATTCTGAACGGAATCGACAACACGATCAGCGGGCCGGCGATCGTTTTTCAGGTCGACCCGACGGTTGCCGCACGTGCCGGATTCACGCCCGAAGAGGTGGAGATGAATACCGCTGCGATCATGCAAGGTGAGGAAGCGGCAACGCCGGTGGTGATCGGCGATCGCGTCTACCCGATCCGGGTTCGGTTCCCTGCAGAAACCCGGTCTTCGTTGGAAGCGATGCAGAACACGATCCTGGGCAGTTCTACCGGTCAAAAGGCAACCCTTGGTTCGCTGGCTCGCCTGACGGAGCTTCCCGGGCAGACGGAGATCCGGCGGGACAACCTGCAGCTCGATATGGCGGTCACTGCCAGGCTGGAAGGATTGAGCCTGGGCGACGGCATCAAGGCGGTCCAGGACACGATCGCAAAACTGAACCTGCCTGCCGGCATCCGCGTGGAGTACGGCGGCGGCTATGCAGAGCAGCAGCGCTCATTCAAGGATCTGGCCGTGGTCCTGATCCTCGCCATCCTGCTCGTGTTCATCGTGCTGCTGTTTGAGTTTGGAGATTTCGCCGCGCCTTTGGCCATCCTTGCGTCAGCGCTGCTTTCCACTTCGGGGGTGTTTCTGGCTCTGCTGATCACGGGAAAGACCTTCAACATCTCGTCATTCATGGGCCTTATCATGGTTATCGGGATCGTGGCCAAAAACGGTATTCTGCTGCTCGATGCGGATCAGAAGTATCGTCGGGAAGGGCTCAATCCCGAAGAAGCCATGATCGCTGCGGGAGAACGACGGCTGCGGCCAATCCTGATGACGGCTCTTGCCACCATCGCCGGCATGATCCCGCTGGCTCTGGCACTGGGTGCGGGGTCTCAGATGCTGCAGCCGCTGGCCATCGCGGTCATCGGCGGCATCGCAGCCTCCATGGTGCTGTCGCTGATGGTCACTCCAGCGGTGCACTACTACCTCACCCGCAGGTAA
- a CDS encoding efflux RND transporter periplasmic adaptor subunit, whose product MPNYPMQKRIMTAAALWMVCLAAGCSQNAPQEAEPVAPVQTATVQRASIERIIQARGILHAFDQATVIPKITAPIRELYVNRGAHVRKGQLLAVLENRDLAAAAAEARGLVDQAAASYQSMTAASLPEELTKAQTDVQSAKEALDAAQKLYESRKALLEQGALPRRQVDEANVGFVQARSQFEVAEKHLDALQKVSREAETKQVQAQLEAARARSQGAEVQLEYSRILSPIDGVITERPLYAGEMAGAGTPLLTVMDISRVIARANVPAEQLTFLKAGNPAAITALDSTAELRGKVTVVSPALDPNSTTAEVWVEAPNPGERFKPGASVQVSILAETVSDAVVIPLAAILPSQEGENIVLVVGSDSLAHEKKIETGIRQTDKVQVLMGLDPGEQVIVVGGLGLEDKTKVRVEKPGEKTGEQIEKKVDEQPGKKADQKTDEKTDQHD is encoded by the coding sequence ATGCCGAACTATCCCATGCAGAAACGAATCATGACCGCAGCGGCATTGTGGATGGTATGCCTGGCCGCCGGTTGCTCTCAGAACGCACCGCAGGAAGCGGAACCTGTAGCTCCCGTCCAGACGGCTACGGTCCAGCGCGCTTCGATCGAACGGATCATACAGGCGCGGGGGATCTTACATGCCTTCGACCAGGCTACGGTGATCCCGAAGATCACGGCTCCGATTCGCGAGCTTTATGTGAACCGCGGGGCGCACGTCCGCAAAGGCCAGCTGCTTGCCGTGCTCGAGAACCGGGACCTGGCTGCAGCCGCTGCTGAGGCGAGAGGATTGGTCGACCAGGCGGCTGCCAGCTACCAGAGCATGACCGCGGCATCGTTGCCGGAGGAGCTCACGAAGGCGCAGACGGATGTGCAGTCCGCCAAAGAAGCGCTTGATGCGGCACAGAAGCTCTACGAAAGCCGCAAAGCGCTTCTGGAGCAAGGTGCGCTGCCGCGCCGGCAGGTCGATGAGGCGAATGTGGGCTTTGTCCAGGCACGCAGCCAGTTCGAGGTCGCCGAGAAGCATCTCGATGCTCTGCAGAAGGTGAGCAGGGAAGCCGAGACCAAACAGGTGCAGGCTCAGTTGGAAGCAGCCAGAGCGCGCAGCCAGGGGGCGGAAGTGCAGCTGGAATACTCCAGGATTCTCAGTCCGATCGACGGCGTCATCACCGAACGGCCGCTCTATGCCGGTGAGATGGCCGGCGCGGGTACGCCGCTGCTTACCGTGATGGATATCTCCCGCGTAATCGCTCGCGCCAACGTGCCGGCAGAACAGCTCACGTTTCTGAAGGCAGGCAATCCGGCTGCAATCACCGCGCTGGATTCGACCGCAGAGCTGCGCGGGAAGGTCACCGTGGTCAGCCCGGCCCTGGATCCCAACAGCACGACTGCCGAAGTCTGGGTTGAGGCGCCGAACCCGGGTGAGCGTTTCAAGCCCGGGGCTTCCGTGCAGGTTTCGATCCTGGCCGAGACGGTCTCGGATGCGGTTGTAATTCCTCTGGCTGCCATCCTGCCGTCCCAGGAGGGCGAAAACATTGTCCTGGTCGTCGGCTCCGATTCGCTGGCTCACGAAAAGAAGATCGAGACAGGGATTCGCCAGACCGACAAGGTGCAAGTCCTGATGGGACTCGATCCGGGCGAGCAGGTGATCGTTGTAGGCGGGCTTGGGCTGGAGGATAAAACGAAAGTCCGAGTTGAGAAGCCCGGCGAAAAGACCGGCGAGCAGATTGAAAAAAAGGTCGACGAGCAGCCCGGCAAGAAGGCCGACCAGAAAACCGACGAGAAGACCGACCAGCATGATTGA